One segment of Vibrio mimicus DNA contains the following:
- a CDS encoding glycosyl hydrolase — MEQLDNLGSDSGTFSSGFNATAFLQPGENELNLWTVPVGAYNGDFTYHENDRCELTIFGAFPDGNKQELSNLTATIIDSKPNVKTSTIYPDNHKTPLINVDGVTPYRRTIFTRPIYVKTIPRWRWVDATPIREDNPEQMKQLYRAYTNLLTLMEKRDLEGLNMAWSLSNRENAMADAYYSTPDEFFDAVGFESTFKEYSDGKVEPRREWHEYKLKSYMGGRLVQLEDKRGHSPLRITSDEKNLGFSVLPYFSMIDGRVVVSR, encoded by the coding sequence ATGGAGCAATTAGATAATCTCGGCTCAGATTCTGGTACATTTTCATCTGGATTTAATGCGACCGCTTTTTTACAACCGGGTGAGAATGAACTCAATCTTTGGACGGTTCCTGTCGGTGCATACAACGGCGACTTTACTTATCACGAAAACGATCGTTGTGAGCTCACTATCTTTGGCGCATTTCCTGATGGTAACAAACAAGAACTTTCTAACCTAACCGCAACCATTATCGATAGTAAGCCAAACGTAAAAACCTCCACAATTTACCCCGATAACCATAAAACCCCGTTAATTAATGTCGATGGTGTGACTCCCTATCGTCGAACCATTTTTACTCGCCCGATTTACGTTAAAACTATCCCGCGTTGGCGCTGGGTGGATGCAACGCCAATTCGTGAAGACAACCCTGAGCAGATGAAACAGCTCTACCGTGCATATACCAATCTCCTAACATTAATGGAAAAACGCGATTTGGAAGGGCTAAATATGGCTTGGTCTCTTTCAAATAGGGAGAATGCAATGGCAGATGCTTATTATTCTACCCCTGATGAGTTTTTTGATGCTGTTGGTTTTGAATCAACCTTTAAAGAATATAGCGATGGAAAAGTTGAACCTAGACGCGAGTGGCATGAGTACAAGTTAAAAAGCTACATGGGGGGACGACTTGTACAATTAGAAGATAAACGTGGACACTCACCACTACGAATTACTTCAGATGAAAAAAATTTAGGATTTTCAGTCTTACCTTACTTCTCCATGATTGATGGACGAGTCGTAGTATCACGCTAG
- a CDS encoding type VI secretion system PAAR protein: MPGAARLGDIGSEHDCFPPTPIIAGSGDVFIDGKPAVRQGDALEPHGCPCPKTPHGDHPRAVSGGSSGVFINGKPAARLGDAIDCGGTIASASANVLIG, encoded by the coding sequence ATGCCAGGTGCAGCAAGACTCGGTGATATCGGCTCTGAGCATGATTGCTTCCCGCCGACGCCCATTATCGCGGGAAGTGGTGATGTGTTTATCGATGGTAAACCCGCCGTTCGACAAGGTGATGCTTTAGAGCCTCATGGTTGTCCATGCCCTAAAACACCTCATGGTGACCATCCAAGAGCGGTTTCCGGTGGCTCATCCGGCGTTTTTATCAATGGCAAACCCGCAGCTCGTCTCGGTGATGCGATTGATTGTGGAGGCACGATTGCCTCCGCATCTGCGAACGTGCTCATTGGGTAA
- a CDS encoding glycosyl hydrolase, with the protein MEQLDNLGSDSGTFSSGFNATAFLQPGENELNLWTVPVGAYNGDFTYHENDRCELTIFGAFPDGNKQELSNLTATIIDGKPNVKTSTIYPDNHKTPLVNVDGVISHRLTLFTRPIYVKTIPRWRWVDATPIREDNPEQMKQLYRAYTNLLTLMEKRDLEGLNMAWSLSNRENAMADAYYSTPDEFFDAVGFESTFKRYSDGKVEPRREWHEYKLKSYMGGRLVQLEDKRGHSPLRIGSDEQNLIFSVLPYFSMIDGRAVVSR; encoded by the coding sequence ATGGAGCAATTAGATAATCTCGGCTCAGATTCTGGTACATTTTCATCTGGATTTAACGCGACCGCTTTTTTACAACCGGGTGAGAATGAACTCAATCTTTGGACGGTTCCTGTCGGTGCATACAACGGCGACTTTACTTATCACGAAAACGATCGTTGTGAGCTCACTATCTTTGGCGCATTTCCTGATGGTAACAAACAAGAACTCTCTAACCTAACCGCAACCATTATCGATGGTAAGCCAAACGTAAAAACCTCAACAATTTACCCCGATAACCATAAAACCCCGTTAGTAAATGTCGATGGTGTTATATCTCATCGATTAACCCTATTTACTCGCCCGATTTACGTTAAAACCATTCCGCGTTGGCGCTGGGTGGATGCAACACCGATTCGTGAAGATAACCCAGAGCAGATGAAACAGCTCTACCGTGCGTATACCAATCTCCTAACATTAATGGAAAAACGTGATTTGGAAGGGCTAAATATGGCTTGGTCTCTTTCAAATAGGGAGAATGCAATGGCAGATGCTTATTATTCTACCCCTGATGAGTTTTTTGATGCTGTTGGTTTTGAATCCACTTTTAAGAGGTACAGCGATGGAAAAGTTGAACCTAGACGCGAGTGGCATGAGTACAAGTTAAAAAGCTACATGGGAGGACGCCTAGTACAATTAGAAGATAAACGAGGGCATTCCCCCCTGAGAATTGGTTCCGATGAGCAAAATTTAATTTTCTCTGTCTTACCCTACTTCTCCATGATTGATGGACGAGCCGTAGTATCACGCTAG
- a CDS encoding PAAR domain-containing protein has product MPGAARLGDIGSEHDCFPPTPIIAGSGDVFIDGKPAVRQGDNLEPHGCPCPKTPHGDHPRATTKIIYFDMTI; this is encoded by the coding sequence ATGCCAGGCGCAGCAAGACTCGGTGATATCGGCTCTGAGCATGATTGCTTCCCGCCGACGCCCATTATCGCGGGAAGTGGTGATGTGTTTATCGATGGTAAACCCGCCGTTCGACAAGGTGATAATTTAGAACCTCATGGTTGTCCATGCCCTAAAACACCTCATGGTGACCATCCAAGAGCAACTACAAAAATAATTTACTTCGATATGACCATCTAG
- a CDS encoding DUF2628 domain-containing protein produces the protein MQNSINTIDDLDVSNKWKSRFHLLKNLGADELSHALILKSEAYRALSFKERMFFISNFAAFFGGFLYYFYKRMHLKGLVLLSLSMLWIAALAGIEFVSGVIIPDVVFWSLSACLCSQWANYDLYRKTFHSEQLWDWIPERWRNKSSVLWCLALCAAIWGSSIYYMATHTYSTYAAYDDPNSLRVPCGSFVMLATQEEVDSYGRDVICNQ, from the coding sequence TTGCAAAACAGTATAAATACAATTGATGACTTAGATGTTAGTAATAAGTGGAAGAGCCGTTTTCATCTACTGAAAAATCTAGGGGCAGATGAACTCAGCCATGCTTTGATTTTAAAGAGTGAAGCTTATAGAGCATTGTCTTTTAAAGAACGTATGTTTTTTATTTCTAATTTCGCGGCGTTTTTTGGTGGCTTTCTATACTACTTCTATAAGCGTATGCATTTGAAAGGTTTAGTACTTCTTTCTTTATCTATGCTTTGGATAGCTGCTCTAGCGGGAATTGAGTTTGTTAGTGGGGTTATCATCCCCGATGTAGTTTTTTGGAGCTTATCAGCTTGCTTGTGCTCCCAGTGGGCTAACTATGACCTGTATCGAAAGACGTTTCATAGCGAACAGCTATGGGATTGGATTCCAGAGCGGTGGCGAAATAAGTCAAGTGTTCTTTGGTGTTTAGCCCTATGTGCTGCAATTTGGGGGAGTTCAATTTACTACATGGCCACGCATACATACTCAACGTATGCGGCCTATGATGACCCAAATTCTCTACGTGTTCCTTGTGGCTCATTTGTGATGCTTGCCACTCAAGAAGAAGTTGATAGCTATGGTCGAGATGTAATTTGCAATCAGTAA
- a CDS encoding AlpA family transcriptional regulator produces MRFLKLKEVMEKTALSRSAIYRKMNDGEFPQSVSLGERAIAWVESEVDEWMEMRLERR; encoded by the coding sequence ATGAGATTTCTGAAACTAAAAGAAGTAATGGAAAAGACAGCACTAAGCCGTTCAGCAATTTACCGCAAAATGAATGATGGCGAGTTTCCACAGTCGGTGAGCTTGGGAGAAAGGGCTATTGCCTGGGTGGAAAGCGAAGTGGATGAGTGGATGGAAATGCGTTTGGAGAGGCGTTAG
- the radC gene encoding RadC family protein produces MTHFPRHRYLLSQRAYEHRVLEEAAEILEQRYVRGETFARTENTTEYLRCKLAGYEHEMFAVLFLDNQHRLIEFKELFRGTVDAASVYPREVLKEALNVNAAAVIFAHNHPSGDPEPSQADRRITQRLKDALSLVDIRVLDHVVVGKSSVSFAERGWL; encoded by the coding sequence ATGACTCATTTCCCTCGCCACCGCTATCTACTCTCGCAACGAGCTTATGAGCATCGAGTACTGGAAGAAGCAGCAGAGATCCTTGAACAGCGTTATGTGCGCGGTGAAACCTTTGCACGTACGGAAAACACCACGGAATACTTGCGCTGTAAACTTGCTGGATATGAGCACGAAATGTTTGCCGTACTGTTTTTGGATAACCAGCATCGGCTAATTGAATTTAAGGAGCTATTTCGCGGTACGGTCGATGCCGCCAGTGTCTACCCAAGAGAGGTACTAAAGGAGGCACTAAACGTTAACGCAGCAGCGGTGATCTTTGCCCATAATCACCCCTCTGGCGATCCTGAGCCTTCACAAGCCGATAGGCGTATTACTCAGCGCTTAAAAGACGCCTTATCACTGGTAGATATTCGTGTGCTAGACCATGTGGTCGTTGGCAAAAGCAGCGTGTCATTTGCAGAAAGGGGCTGGCTATGA
- a CDS encoding DUF2787 domain-containing protein, translating into MIVESYQTIQLADSFCHALSAILRRFDIPQEAERIVLNCRDPNYYRSRQGLHPVEIQFKRESNESLWSIAFIASFSYQNNRHDSLDVELYFHLANRWCYQPDAGSADLAQPVVLDLFYSWCSAFERHLAKQALQDIQLTMIR; encoded by the coding sequence ATGATTGTGGAAAGCTATCAAACGATCCAGTTAGCTGACAGCTTTTGTCATGCGTTGAGCGCGATACTTCGCCGCTTTGACATCCCACAAGAGGCAGAGCGAATAGTCCTCAACTGTCGAGATCCAAACTATTACCGCTCTCGCCAGGGCCTACATCCGGTCGAAATACAGTTCAAGCGAGAAAGCAACGAGTCCCTGTGGTCCATCGCGTTTATCGCCAGTTTTTCTTATCAGAATAACAGGCATGACTCGTTGGATGTCGAGCTCTACTTTCACCTTGCTAACCGTTGGTGTTACCAGCCTGATGCCGGCTCTGCTGATTTAGCTCAACCAGTAGTGCTAGACCTGTTTTATAGCTGGTGCTCCGCATTTGAGCGCCACCTTGCCAAACAAGCGTTGCAAGATATTCAACTCACCATGATTCGCTAA
- a CDS encoding DUF2787 domain-containing protein yields the protein MSNILFKPTHLPISKPFHALLANILSEHQAKSEVQATSKEVVMNFRDSSYSAEDGGFHPVEIALSQSSDGQWCIEYITDFAYVGNHFPELERCLDFDFQRGDFFTAYHGWNPIVGNRDARELYQLWESNFLAYVATEAFDDISLTSAP from the coding sequence ATGTCTAACATTTTGTTCAAACCCACCCACCTTCCCATTTCCAAACCGTTTCATGCCCTACTCGCTAACATACTTTCTGAACATCAAGCAAAAAGTGAAGTTCAGGCCACCAGCAAAGAGGTTGTCATGAACTTTCGAGACAGTTCTTACAGTGCCGAAGATGGCGGTTTTCATCCGGTAGAAATTGCACTGAGTCAATCTAGTGATGGCCAATGGTGTATTGAATACATCACGGATTTTGCTTATGTCGGCAACCACTTTCCTGAGCTAGAACGCTGCTTGGATTTTGATTTCCAGCGTGGGGATTTCTTCACCGCCTATCACGGATGGAATCCTATCGTAGGTAACCGTGATGCGCGAGAGCTCTATCAGTTATGGGAGAGTAACTTTCTCGCCTATGTCGCAACGGAAGCTTTTGATGACATTTCATTAACCTCGGCTCCTTAG
- a CDS encoding GTPase family protein, translating to MKTTDLFSTLENNILRNSLDSTTKDKLLSNLSLLRKASLNILITGSTGSGKSSTINALFDMTVAQVGIDSDPHTECVQCYHLNNLVLWDTPGLGDGIDEDKKHVQAIKQLLNKRDDHGQLVIDLVLVILDGGSRDLGTPLRLINDIVIPQLGDEAEKRLIVAVNQADVALKGPESWNYSDNLPTDKAKAFLEKQQNSIARRIHKATQINVKTLYFVAGYSDGVNRQRPYNLSKLLYTIIEILPNNKRVMLANRTISNDTDNWKDNDASDYNKKTTLSLWEAIVETTLQGASIGSDIGSIFGKPGEILGKVVGSVAGLFFGGLRYTFGF from the coding sequence ATGAAAACCACTGATTTATTCTCGACTCTAGAAAATAACATTCTTCGCAACTCGTTAGATTCAACCACGAAAGATAAGTTACTCAGTAACTTATCTCTCCTTCGCAAAGCATCACTGAATATTCTGATCACAGGTTCCACTGGCTCTGGGAAAAGCTCCACCATAAACGCTCTATTTGACATGACGGTTGCCCAAGTCGGCATCGATAGTGATCCGCACACGGAATGTGTTCAGTGTTACCACTTAAATAATCTCGTGCTATGGGACACTCCAGGGCTTGGAGATGGGATAGATGAGGATAAAAAACACGTACAGGCCATTAAACAGCTTCTCAACAAACGAGATGACCATGGTCAGTTGGTCATTGATTTAGTTCTCGTGATACTTGATGGCGGCTCTCGTGATCTGGGAACACCATTGAGACTCATCAATGACATTGTTATCCCGCAATTAGGCGATGAAGCCGAAAAACGGCTCATCGTTGCGGTGAATCAAGCCGACGTTGCCTTGAAAGGACCTGAATCATGGAACTACAGCGACAATCTACCAACGGACAAGGCTAAGGCATTTCTGGAGAAACAACAAAACTCGATAGCAAGACGTATACATAAAGCCACACAGATAAATGTGAAGACTCTTTACTTTGTGGCGGGCTACAGTGATGGAGTCAATCGCCAGAGGCCTTACAATCTATCAAAACTGCTTTATACCATTATCGAAATACTACCAAACAATAAACGAGTAATGCTGGCAAATCGTACCATTTCCAATGATACAGATAATTGGAAAGATAACGATGCCAGCGATTACAATAAAAAAACCACCTTAAGCCTTTGGGAAGCCATTGTAGAAACAACTTTACAAGGCGCATCTATTGGCTCCGATATCGGATCTATTTTCGGAAAACCAGGCGAGATCCTAGGTAAAGTCGTAGGCTCTGTCGCTGGTCTATTTTTCGGTGGTTTACGATATACATTTGGGTTTTAA
- a CDS encoding inovirus Gp2 family protein — translation MKRLIQNPNLTLFYDERFLSNPVIKEHAPLCKEYLIAIKDVLDISLTEYSRVYVQRIDLRYPSHYAGHNCGDISRFFSSLKEKIKYDLRKKNKVDKCILRYVWVREQLSSENPHYHVALFLNKDVYFCLGDITKDSDNFSSMIKGAWASALGIEYFEVKSSVHFPSNSTYYIHKEKNTYQKEYQQCFYRLSYLAKIDTKIYSNGLKNFSTSRK, via the coding sequence ATGAAACGTTTAATTCAAAATCCAAACCTGACTCTTTTCTATGACGAGAGATTTTTATCTAATCCTGTCATTAAAGAACATGCTCCATTATGCAAGGAATATTTGATTGCCATTAAGGATGTTTTGGATATTTCTTTGACTGAATATAGTCGAGTTTACGTGCAGAGAATTGATCTTAGATATCCTAGCCATTATGCTGGGCATAATTGTGGTGATATTTCTAGATTTTTTTCTTCGTTAAAGGAAAAAATAAAATATGACTTAAGAAAAAAGAATAAAGTTGATAAATGTATTTTGAGATACGTTTGGGTAAGGGAACAACTAAGTTCAGAAAATCCTCATTACCATGTGGCATTATTTCTTAATAAAGATGTTTACTTTTGTTTGGGGGATATTACTAAGGATAGTGATAATTTTTCTTCAATGATAAAAGGGGCGTGGGCAAGTGCTTTAGGTATTGAATACTTTGAGGTGAAAAGTAGTGTGCATTTCCCAAGTAACTCTACTTATTACATTCATAAGGAGAAAAATACTTATCAAAAGGAATACCAACAGTGTTTTTATCGCTTAAGCTACTTGGCTAAAATTGATACGAAAATCTATTCGAATGGATTAAAAAACTTTTCGACTAGTCGAAAATAA
- a CDS encoding helix-turn-helix transcriptional regulator — protein MPENNIRLIRFREVLTMTGLSRSSLYRFIEENQFPPQVQLGGRAVAWVEGEVQEWIAQRITNRRMD, from the coding sequence ATGCCAGAGAACAACATTCGTTTGATCCGCTTTCGAGAAGTGCTAACTATGACTGGTTTGTCTCGCTCTAGTTTGTACCGATTTATTGAAGAAAACCAATTCCCGCCCCAAGTTCAACTGGGTGGTCGTGCTGTAGCTTGGGTAGAAGGCGAGGTGCAGGAGTGGATTGCTCAACGGATCACCAATCGTCGAATGGATTAG
- a CDS encoding ankyrin repeat domain-containing protein yields MNSDVYTTPYFTLQHLLRDIAKCLGTKNWAGKKIDDACKKVEINPHQLASLKSELIHAPLSKYVNVYFADHVLREYERVESMYMALIEGMPLDGVQALKAREIISKYFMTFAIAELCRDMLDGMRLTPSCVAERRQPLMPLAIASISDGAEWQKFYQDATPVQKERIRVWSLGRDIPDPDSIASMGEPWEEGNSWGTYKARLITARIWDYYFSQNDGVHLDLLTEFSPEGCWNEMVRSLGALLTEGTEHYCSTTNLALGLFDLLRLRKPKQANDKEHCLELLTQLDAEQQRLDKDNETTYYYHWMKARYHLHAGELLLAISCYKLAFELVLYRQGENAGKIITEAITASCRCAKPDKKFINRLRRMAVLFKLDLLPPEHSNDAFKAKVQEIEQWEIAAFSQYFNAMFPNESFFPNSVYPADPHENNGIWMVDETAHVLDLTRPNKSFSVGMVGGLVKKMPQLVYFSMQDDFDAVARLLEAGADVNKLSSSNESAILMAVQAMQINLAPLNSLDDRLFKLICEKTHRKSILDSLSSKQKLSPLGCAVQTGRVDIVKKVLEMGATTDRRHDTIGETPLFTAIGMIAHHTRPKLNEMHWDAMKFSDMNLQSVRAHSAGLMPFELEQLKKVMMDQMNDPSFRLGLDATKNYVRENIARYSTADGFREIAKLLIEHGADVNAKHDTAMHGYTPFMLAVELDEGKLVEAMLKSQRHKPNLSDTCVETQRGQRINISQLIINWSSYKVHSVLAEYEQ; encoded by the coding sequence ATGAACAGCGATGTTTACACCACTCCCTATTTCACGCTTCAACATTTACTAAGAGATATTGCAAAGTGCTTGGGGACTAAGAATTGGGCTGGAAAAAAAATAGATGATGCTTGTAAGAAAGTGGAAATCAATCCACACCAACTTGCTTCTCTAAAAAGCGAACTTATCCATGCCCCGCTCAGCAAATACGTGAATGTTTATTTCGCTGATCATGTGCTGAGAGAGTATGAAAGAGTTGAGTCAATGTATATGGCTCTAATTGAGGGTATGCCCCTTGACGGTGTTCAGGCATTGAAAGCGAGAGAAATCATAAGTAAGTACTTCATGACGTTCGCGATTGCGGAACTGTGCCGAGACATGCTGGATGGGATGAGGTTAACGCCGAGCTGTGTTGCTGAAAGACGGCAACCTTTGATGCCTTTAGCTATAGCATCAATATCTGATGGCGCAGAGTGGCAGAAATTCTATCAGGACGCAACGCCGGTTCAGAAAGAGAGAATTAGAGTGTGGTCATTGGGTAGAGATATACCTGACCCAGATAGTATTGCGTCAATGGGAGAGCCGTGGGAAGAAGGTAATAGCTGGGGGACATATAAGGCAAGGCTGATAACCGCAAGGATCTGGGATTACTACTTTTCTCAAAACGACGGTGTTCATCTTGATCTGCTTACAGAATTCTCTCCTGAAGGTTGCTGGAATGAAATGGTTAGAAGCCTTGGCGCACTGCTCACTGAAGGAACGGAGCATTATTGTTCGACTACGAATCTCGCTTTGGGGCTTTTTGATTTGCTAAGGCTCAGGAAGCCAAAGCAAGCAAATGACAAAGAGCATTGCCTAGAGCTACTAACGCAATTGGACGCAGAACAACAACGACTCGATAAAGATAATGAGACGACGTATTACTATCACTGGATGAAAGCACGGTACCACCTGCACGCGGGAGAGTTGCTATTGGCGATATCGTGTTACAAGTTAGCCTTTGAACTTGTTTTATACCGGCAAGGGGAGAATGCGGGAAAGATCATTACTGAAGCGATCACTGCTTCATGTCGTTGTGCTAAACCAGACAAAAAGTTCATCAATAGACTCAGACGAATGGCCGTCCTGTTCAAGTTGGATCTCTTACCTCCCGAACACAGCAATGATGCGTTTAAAGCGAAAGTACAAGAGATCGAGCAGTGGGAAATCGCAGCATTTAGCCAATATTTCAATGCCATGTTTCCTAATGAATCTTTCTTCCCTAATTCGGTATATCCAGCCGATCCTCATGAAAACAATGGAATTTGGATGGTGGATGAAACTGCTCATGTACTTGATCTCACAAGGCCAAACAAGTCCTTTTCAGTTGGTATGGTAGGCGGCTTGGTCAAAAAAATGCCGCAGCTCGTTTATTTTTCAATGCAAGATGATTTCGACGCGGTAGCACGTTTGTTAGAGGCTGGTGCGGATGTCAACAAACTTTCTAGCAGCAATGAATCCGCTATATTGATGGCAGTTCAAGCTATGCAAATTAACTTGGCACCGCTCAATTCGTTGGACGACAGGTTGTTTAAGCTTATATGTGAAAAGACTCACAGAAAGAGCATACTAGATTCGCTCTCCAGTAAGCAAAAGTTATCGCCGTTGGGCTGCGCAGTTCAGACTGGACGCGTAGATATAGTGAAAAAGGTGTTAGAGATGGGAGCAACTACCGATAGAAGGCATGACACTATCGGTGAGACGCCTCTTTTTACTGCAATTGGAATGATTGCTCATCACACAAGACCAAAGCTGAATGAAATGCATTGGGACGCAATGAAGTTCTCAGATATGAATCTTCAATCTGTGCGAGCACATTCTGCTGGGTTAATGCCTTTTGAACTCGAGCAACTTAAAAAGGTAATGATGGACCAAATGAATGACCCTAGTTTTAGATTGGGTTTGGATGCGACCAAAAATTATGTAAGAGAGAACATTGCTCGGTATTCGACAGCTGACGGTTTTAGGGAAATAGCCAAGCTATTGATTGAGCATGGTGCCGATGTGAACGCAAAACATGATACCGCAATGCATGGATATACACCGTTTATGCTCGCAGTTGAGCTTGATGAGGGGAAACTAGTTGAGGCAATGCTAAAGTCTCAGCGTCATAAGCCTAATTTGAGTGATACTTGTGTTGAGACTCAAAGGGGGCAGCGGATAAATATCAGCCAGTTGATTATCAATTGGAGTTCGTACAAAGTGCATAGTGTTCTAGCCGAATACGAGCAATAA